The stretch of DNA CGCTGCTCTCAGGCCTCCTCTTCGCCTTCATGCTCTGGACGCACCGGAGCAACATTGTGCGGCTGCTTCACCGGACCGAGCGCCGGTTCTGAGCGCCGTTCCGCCAGGGGAGCGCCCCAGCTGCCCAACCGGTAGCCCAGCAGCTCGCATTCGATGGGGCCGTTCCACACCTCGCGGCGGCTGGAGGGCCGGGCGTGGAAGGCGCTCTCGAAGCCGGGGTTGCCGGAGAGGATGTGGGCGCGCCAGCCATCCAGCTCCTGGAAGCTCTCCCCGAGCTTGAAATAGAAGGACTTCATGCCCTTCTGGCCGCCCGTGCCGATGCGCTCGCCATAGGGCGGGTTGGTGATGAGCAGCCCCCCGGGCTTGGGGAGGGGCAGGGGCTTCGTGGCATCGCCCTCGGCCACCTGAATCTCCTCGGCGAGCCGCGCGGCCTTGATGTTGCGGCGCGCGGCCTCCAGGGCCTCGGGATCCTTGTCGAAGCCCAGGATGGGAAAGAGCACCTTGCGCTCGTTGCGGCGGGCATCCGCGCGCAAGTCCTCCAGCAGCTCCCGGGCCCGGGGCCCCTGGTGGGGCCAGCGCTCCACGGCGAAGGACCGGCCGATGCCCGGCGCCCGGTGCCGGGCGATGAACCCCGCCTCGATGAGCAGCGTGCCGGAGCCGCACATGGGGTCCACCAGCGGCTCTTCACCGGTGTAGTTCGCCGCGCGCAGCAGGGCGGCGGCCAGCGTCTCCTTGAGCGGCGCCGCCGTGGGCCGCACGCGGTAGCCGCGGCGGTTCAGGGGCTCTCCGCACAGGTCCAGCGAGAGCGACAGCTTCTCCTTCGCCAGGTGCGCCACCACGCGCACGTCCGGCTCCCGCGTGTTCACGTCCGGCCGGGCGCCCAGGGTGCCCCGCATGCGGTCCACGAGGGCGTCCTTGACCTTGAGCGCCACGAAGCCCGAGTGGCTGTGCTCGCTGTCGCGCAGCGTCGCCTCCACCGCGAAGGTGTGGTCCGGCGTGAGGTGCTCCTCCCACGGCACACTCGCCGCGGCCTCGTAGAGCCCCTCCGCCCCCCGGGCCTCGAACTCTCCCAGGGGGTAGAGCACGCGCATGGCGATGCGGGACCAGAGGCAGACCTGGAGAGCCTCGTACAGCGAGGCGAGGAAGCGCACGCCTCCCCGGTCCTGACGGATGCGGCGGGCCCCCAGCTCGCGAAGCTCCTCGGCCAGGAGGTCCTCGGTACCGCGAGCGGTGGTGGCGAAAAGGGGGAGGCGTTCGGCCATGGTTCTCCGCCCTTAACGGACCTGGGGCCTCTTGGGAACGGGGAAGAGGCTCATTGGGCCA from Stigmatella aurantiaca encodes:
- a CDS encoding THUMP domain-containing class I SAM-dependent RNA methyltransferase produces the protein MAERLPLFATTARGTEDLLAEELRELGARRIRQDRGGVRFLASLYEALQVCLWSRIAMRVLYPLGEFEARGAEGLYEAAASVPWEEHLTPDHTFAVEATLRDSEHSHSGFVALKVKDALVDRMRGTLGARPDVNTREPDVRVVAHLAKEKLSLSLDLCGEPLNRRGYRVRPTAAPLKETLAAALLRAANYTGEEPLVDPMCGSGTLLIEAGFIARHRAPGIGRSFAVERWPHQGPRARELLEDLRADARRNERKVLFPILGFDKDPEALEAARRNIKAARLAEEIQVAEGDATKPLPLPKPGGLLITNPPYGERIGTGGQKGMKSFYFKLGESFQELDGWRAHILSGNPGFESAFHARPSSRREVWNGPIECELLGYRLGSWGAPLAERRSEPALGPVKQPHNVAPVRPEHEGEEEA